One window of the Clostridium sp. MB40-C1 genome contains the following:
- the rpsT gene encoding 30S ribosomal protein S20, with amino-acid sequence MANIKSAKKRVKVIKVKTLRNKMIKSALKTTIKKFEIAIQNKNVEEAKAAFAACVKSLDMAASKGVLHKNKAARSKSRLAAKLNGLSA; translated from the coding sequence ATGGCAAATATAAAATCAGCTAAAAAAAGAGTTAAAGTAATAAAAGTAAAAACTCTTAGAAATAAAATGATTAAATCAGCATTAAAAACAACTATAAAGAAATTTGAAATAGCTATCCAAAATAAAAATGTAGAAGAAGCTAAAGCTGCTTTTGCTGCTTGCGTTAAATCTTTAGATATGGCTGCTTCAAAGGGAGTATTACATAAAAATAAAGCTGCAAGAAGTAAATCTAGATTAGCTGCAAAATTAAACGGATTAAGCGCTTAA
- a CDS encoding SAM-dependent methyltransferase: MNKQSLTKLKLFLMGLENRFSENNSIFKSINVSFKAGLKEFTGHGVYAEDNIKYNFNGVTLTNNINKIFQNICNEAEKYDSLQFIYSERGTDILISADNKNVLMKNVESENDTSVKENVKSFNQICNTHECTSSLLNRDYYIKVGKADKLLKQINIMTKEGKIKNDKIRKYNQIDHYVELLDGIFDNLPNKGIITILDCGCGKSYLSFVLNYYLTEVKKIKCHFIGLDYSENVINASKKMAQNLGYRNMEFHAIDIKDYIPDKKVNIVLSLHACDTATDMALALGIKLNSDVIIAVPCCHRELLNQYSYNPFKSITKHGILKARMADIITDGMRSTMLEAKGYDVSVVEYISPLETPKNLMIRALKVKDKDDDAMDEYHNLMSSLNVYPALYKYLNEW; this comes from the coding sequence ATGAATAAACAAAGTCTAACTAAACTAAAACTCTTTTTAATGGGACTAGAAAATAGATTTTCAGAAAATAACTCTATATTTAAAAGTATAAATGTATCTTTCAAAGCTGGTTTAAAAGAATTTACTGGTCATGGAGTTTATGCTGAGGACAATATCAAATATAATTTTAATGGAGTTACACTAACTAATAATATAAATAAAATTTTCCAAAATATATGTAATGAAGCCGAAAAATACGATTCATTACAGTTTATATATAGTGAAAGAGGTACTGATATTTTAATTTCTGCTGACAATAAAAATGTCCTTATGAAGAATGTTGAGTCAGAAAATGATACAAGTGTAAAAGAAAATGTAAAAAGCTTTAATCAAATATGTAATACTCATGAATGTACATCTTCCTTACTAAATAGAGATTACTATATAAAAGTAGGCAAAGCTGATAAATTACTTAAACAAATTAATATAATGACCAAAGAAGGTAAAATCAAAAATGACAAAATAAGAAAATATAATCAAATAGATCATTATGTTGAACTTTTAGATGGGATTTTTGATAATTTACCTAATAAGGGCATCATTACCATACTAGACTGTGGGTGTGGTAAATCTTATTTATCCTTTGTATTAAATTATTACTTAACTGAAGTAAAAAAAATAAAATGTCATTTTATTGGTCTAGATTATTCAGAAAATGTAATTAATGCCTCTAAAAAAATGGCACAAAACCTAGGATATAGAAACATGGAATTTCATGCTATTGATATAAAAGATTATATCCCTGATAAAAAAGTAAATATAGTGTTATCTCTTCATGCTTGTGATACTGCTACAGATATGGCTCTAGCCCTTGGAATAAAATTAAATTCTGATGTTATTATTGCAGTTCCTTGTTGTCACAGAGAGTTATTAAACCAGTATTCTTATAATCCTTTTAAATCTATTACAAAACATGGTATTTTAAAAGCTAGAATGGCTGATATCATAACAGATGGTATGCGTTCTACTATGCTTGAAGCTAAAGGCTATGATGTATCTGTTGTAGAATATATTTCACCTTTAGAAACCCCAAAGAACCTCATGATTAGGGCATTAAAAGTTAAAGATAAAGATGATGATGCTATGGATGAATACCACAACTTGATGAGTTCTTTAAATGTTTATCCTGCATTGTATAAATATTTAAATGAATGGTAG
- a CDS encoding ComEC/Rec2 family competence protein produces MKRPLIYYSISVFLGAFIIIVFEYNIFLGAAVAASFFSVIFFTLSKKEVIILCLFFAVGGFSFYNYYNISLPNEGEFRLVEKRRRYCIAHYKGRIVYLSGNLKELSNGEKVRFYGKFKKEADYEKGSVGIYNVDFYKNPSKDFVFKLYNLKEKLFEKYSKLLGKDKASLIMSICYGETKYLSFHDKENFKELGISHIISVSGFHMALVYSFLQKIFGIEIGLILSFMYLLFTGAKAATIRAYIMILILKLSKVVYRNYDSLSALALSALILLIIRPYYITNIGFALSFLATLGIILYNKKIQKALYKLPKKINESLSITLSSQVFSMPYVMCALNEISIFFIPANLILIPLYSLLIFAGNIGVVLINIPILKNIAISTLYSLTTTIQGANYLLLKISPPVYKYNYFYGIALLSIVMSYIFYKHEYKQVKYFPLVLLSFIIIYNMI; encoded by the coding sequence ATGAAAAGACCTTTAATTTATTATTCAATATCAGTATTTTTAGGAGCTTTTATTATAATTGTTTTTGAATATAACATATTTTTAGGTGCGGCTGTGGCTGCATCCTTTTTTAGTGTTATTTTTTTTACTTTAAGTAAAAAGGAAGTTATTATTTTATGTTTATTTTTTGCTGTAGGAGGCTTTAGTTTCTACAATTATTATAATATAAGCTTACCTAATGAAGGTGAGTTTAGATTAGTTGAGAAAAGAAGAAGATATTGTATTGCACATTATAAAGGAAGAATAGTATATCTTTCTGGAAATTTAAAAGAGTTATCAAATGGAGAGAAAGTTAGGTTTTATGGCAAATTTAAAAAAGAAGCTGACTATGAAAAAGGTTCTGTTGGAATATATAACGTTGATTTTTATAAAAATCCAAGTAAGGATTTTGTTTTTAAGTTGTATAACTTAAAGGAGAAGTTATTTGAAAAATATTCAAAGTTACTTGGAAAAGATAAAGCATCTTTAATAATGAGTATATGTTATGGAGAAACTAAATACCTATCTTTTCATGATAAAGAAAATTTTAAGGAATTAGGGATATCTCATATAATAAGTGTCTCAGGTTTCCATATGGCTTTAGTATATAGTTTTTTACAGAAAATATTTGGAATTGAGATAGGTCTTATATTGTCTTTTATGTATTTGTTATTTACAGGTGCAAAAGCAGCCACTATAAGGGCTTATATAATGATACTAATTTTAAAGTTATCAAAAGTTGTTTATAGAAATTATGATAGTCTTTCAGCATTAGCTTTATCGGCATTGATCTTATTGATTATAAGACCATATTATATAACAAATATAGGATTTGCATTATCGTTTTTAGCTACTCTTGGAATCATATTATACAACAAAAAAATACAGAAAGCTTTATATAAACTACCTAAAAAAATCAATGAAAGTTTAAGTATAACTTTAAGTTCTCAAGTTTTTTCCATGCCTTATGTTATGTGTGCTCTTAATGAAATAAGTATTTTTTTCATTCCAGCAAATTTAATACTTATTCCTTTATATTCTTTATTAATATTTGCAGGTAACATAGGAGTTGTATTGATAAATATACCAATTCTAAAAAATATAGCAATTTCTACTTTGTATTCACTGACCACAACTATACAAGGAGCAAACTATTTATTACTAAAAATATCTCCACCAGTATACAAGTATAATTATTTTTATGGAATAGCTTTATTATCAATTGTTATGAGTTATATATTTTATAAGCATGAATACAAACAAGTTAAATACTTTCCTTTAGTATTGTTAAGTTTTATAATTATATATAACATGATATAA
- a CDS encoding HAD-IC family P-type ATPase yields MFDWYNFSWNEVVKELNSDICKGLSSNEVNSNREKYGENTTLNIKLKSSIFLFIREIFKLYSLIGFAISFLLIYNKEVFSGSLIFAMINFCVILFFLKNYSSEKNLKELDKITPNEALVIRNGKSIKINAEEIVIGDIVYLERGDIVPADLRLIECDDLKIKESAVTGDNTVVEKYSTKIEDKEITLSEMKNIAFKSSFVIDGSAKGIVIAVGENTEIGKTIQDFIKEKQDINIFEKNISGIINILAVVFLIVSSLILFYGIYNKNLNFSLKIIPLIYLVLVPVHMIFAVFVVGFILKNNMRAKGIYFKGLSSIQRLSSTNIIFIDKIGTLTEEEMYVDKIFTNSKILEENSNEEENKDNIYRILSIGLLCNDVRRNMDGDIVKGDFIEISLVKYGIKNSLDKRLLDKEMERIFSIPYDRDKRIKTSLNMVEDKYRANIRGSIDRLLERCTHIMKNGVEVEITDKDINEIRNADLMMSKEYLYVEGFAYRNFNYEPSINENIESNLVFVGLVGFENPIKENSRSYIDYCRSLAVKPTVITEDNKITAESFGKKIGLLNKNDIVLSEVEIDHMEEEEIEKYIERVGIFSKISSKTKCKISSMFQKLGYNLAVTGNRFTDSPSLRTAHIGIASGPRCTNITKKLADIYIKDNDILNLLSLIEESRKLMKVLKDESIFILVMSIVQLISILIPTILGYNIPITSSRILFINFVTLILSYILIFSQHKNIKIKNYEGVVIDKSILENFTNGISLYGIGMGIISIIAFYYGNKTSYYLGEFNLFISLNISCIIFSCYFSDIKNIIKNKVSFFVLTILIFVMIGITVFGDKSLILNNYNNLKFIIIIVVAQIIVTIFMKKLEE; encoded by the coding sequence ATGTTTGATTGGTATAATTTTAGTTGGAATGAAGTAGTAAAAGAGCTTAATAGTGATATATGTAAAGGATTAAGTTCAAATGAGGTGAATTCTAATAGAGAAAAGTATGGAGAGAACACTACATTAAATATAAAGTTGAAAAGTAGTATTTTTTTATTCATAAGGGAAATTTTTAAATTATACTCTTTGATTGGGTTTGCTATATCTTTTTTATTAATATATAATAAAGAAGTTTTTTCAGGAAGTCTTATTTTTGCAATGATTAATTTTTGTGTTATATTGTTTTTTTTGAAAAACTATAGTAGCGAAAAAAATCTAAAAGAATTAGATAAAATAACTCCTAATGAAGCATTAGTAATTAGAAATGGGAAAAGTATCAAAATTAATGCTGAAGAGATTGTTATAGGTGATATAGTTTATCTTGAAAGAGGAGATATAGTTCCTGCTGATCTAAGATTGATAGAATGTGATGATTTAAAGATAAAAGAATCTGCAGTAACAGGAGATAATACAGTTGTAGAAAAGTATTCAACAAAAATTGAAGATAAGGAAATAACATTAAGTGAAATGAAAAATATAGCATTTAAATCTTCTTTTGTAATAGATGGAAGTGCTAAAGGTATTGTAATAGCAGTTGGAGAGAATACTGAGATAGGCAAAACAATACAGGATTTTATAAAAGAAAAACAGGATATAAACATATTTGAAAAAAATATATCTGGTATTATAAATATTCTTGCAGTTGTGTTTTTAATTGTTTCCTCTTTAATTTTATTTTATGGAATTTATAATAAAAATTTAAATTTTTCTTTAAAAATAATTCCTTTGATATATCTAGTACTAGTCCCAGTGCATATGATTTTTGCTGTTTTTGTAGTTGGGTTTATATTAAAAAATAATATGAGGGCAAAAGGTATTTATTTCAAGGGATTATCTTCCATTCAAAGGCTTTCTAGTACAAATATAATTTTTATAGACAAAATAGGAACATTGACAGAAGAAGAAATGTATGTTGATAAAATTTTCACAAACAGTAAAATATTAGAAGAAAATTCCAATGAAGAAGAAAACAAAGATAATATATATAGAATTCTAAGTATAGGACTTTTATGTAATGATGTAAGAAGAAACATGGATGGAGATATAGTAAAGGGAGATTTTATTGAAATATCTTTAGTTAAATATGGAATTAAAAATTCTTTAGACAAAAGATTATTAGATAAAGAAATGGAAAGAATCTTTTCAATACCTTATGATAGAGATAAAAGAATAAAAACATCTTTAAATATGGTAGAAGATAAGTATAGAGCCAATATAAGAGGAAGCATTGATAGATTGCTTGAAAGATGCACTCATATAATGAAAAATGGAGTAGAGGTAGAGATAACCGATAAGGACATAAATGAAATACGAAATGCAGATTTAATGATGTCAAAAGAATATCTTTATGTAGAGGGTTTTGCTTATAGAAATTTTAATTATGAACCAAGTATAAATGAAAATATAGAGAGTAACTTAGTATTTGTAGGATTGGTAGGTTTTGAAAACCCTATAAAAGAGAATTCGAGAAGTTATATAGATTATTGTAGAAGTTTGGCTGTGAAACCAACTGTTATTACAGAAGATAATAAAATAACTGCAGAGTCTTTTGGTAAAAAGATAGGTTTGCTAAACAAAAATGATATAGTATTATCAGAAGTGGAAATTGATCACATGGAAGAAGAAGAGATTGAAAAGTACATTGAAAGGGTGGGTATATTTTCAAAAATATCTTCTAAAACAAAATGTAAGATTTCATCTATGTTTCAAAAGTTAGGGTATAATTTAGCGGTTACAGGAAATAGGTTTACAGATTCTCCAAGTTTGAGGACAGCACATATAGGAATTGCATCAGGTCCAAGATGTACTAATATTACTAAAAAGCTTGCTGATATATATATAAAAGATAATGATATATTAAATTTATTGTCTTTAATTGAGGAAAGTAGGAAATTGATGAAGGTCTTAAAAGATGAGTCTATATTCATCTTGGTAATGTCAATAGTACAATTAATAAGCATTTTAATACCTACAATTTTAGGATACAATATTCCTATAACTTCAAGTAGAATTTTATTTATAAATTTTGTAACTTTAATTTTAAGTTACATACTTATTTTTAGTCAGCATAAAAATATTAAAATAAAAAACTATGAAGGAGTAGTAATAGATAAAAGTATACTTGAAAATTTTACTAATGGTATATCTTTATATGGTATTGGTATGGGAATAATATCAATTATAGCTTTTTATTATGGAAATAAAACTAGTTATTATTTAGGAGAATTTAATTTATTTATAAGTTTAAATATAAGTTGTATAATATTTAGTTGTTATTTTTCAGATATTAAAAATATTATTAAAAATAAAGTATCCTTTTTTGTATTAACAATTTTGATATTTGTTATGATAGGTATTACTGTATTTGGTGATAAAAGTTTGATTTTAAATAATTATAACAACTTAAAATTTATTATAATTATTGTAGTTGCACAAATTATTGTTACTATCTTTATGAAGAAGTTAGAAGAATAA
- the holA gene encoding DNA polymerase III subunit delta, whose protein sequence is MIDSLSLENKLKNNEISNCYIFCGSDEQSIKNFINIIIKKSIKNNFIDLNYTQLDGLTVNSDDLTNACETLPFMSDNKVVVVYRANFLRDKCDRDKEKVYKHIESYIKKLPKECILIMYYIFENDREKESNKIKKLDKYCQVVKFSKLKGATFQKKVKEIFDRKNLKIGKVELTLFCNCVENNIDIIQNEVEKLYWYTYGKEITSKDIYDIITMKNDNDIFNLVDYLSKRKPEKALDILNELIFKGENINAILRMIERQFNLLFNIKVGMEKGNTKEELARELKLHPFICENMMKQSKKFEFNQIEKSMELCLETEKNLKSTSVDGKTEMELLIINTARS, encoded by the coding sequence TTGATTGATTCTTTATCATTAGAGAATAAACTCAAAAATAATGAGATTTCAAACTGTTATATATTTTGTGGAAGCGATGAACAAAGTATTAAAAATTTTATAAATATTATAATAAAAAAATCTATAAAGAACAATTTTATAGACTTAAATTATACTCAGTTAGATGGATTAACTGTTAATTCAGATGATTTAACTAATGCTTGTGAAACTTTACCTTTTATGTCTGATAATAAGGTTGTAGTAGTATATAGAGCCAACTTTCTTAGAGACAAATGTGATCGAGACAAGGAAAAGGTATATAAACATATAGAGTCCTACATAAAAAAACTACCTAAAGAATGTATACTTATAATGTATTATATTTTTGAAAATGATAGAGAAAAAGAAAGTAATAAAATAAAAAAATTAGATAAATACTGCCAGGTAGTTAAGTTTTCAAAATTAAAAGGAGCAACTTTTCAAAAAAAAGTTAAAGAAATTTTTGATAGAAAGAATCTGAAAATAGGAAAAGTAGAATTAACCTTATTTTGCAATTGTGTGGAAAATAATATAGATATAATTCAAAATGAAGTTGAAAAGCTATATTGGTATACTTATGGAAAGGAAATAACATCTAAAGATATTTATGATATTATAACAATGAAAAATGATAATGATATTTTCAATCTAGTAGATTATTTATCTAAGAGGAAACCTGAAAAAGCATTAGATATATTAAATGAATTAATATTTAAGGGAGAAAATATCAACGCTATTTTAAGAATGATAGAAAGACAGTTTAACTTACTTTTTAATATAAAGGTAGGAATGGAAAAAGGAAATACTAAGGAAGAATTGGCTAGAGAACTAAAGCTTCATCCTTTTATATGTGAAAATATGATGAAACAAAGCAAAAAATTTGAATTTAATCAAATTGAGAAAAGTATGGAATTGTGTTTAGAAACAGAAAAAAATTTAAAAAGTACATCTGTAGATGGAAAAACTGAAATGGAACTATTAATAATCAATACAGCTAGGTCTTAA
- a CDS encoding stage II sporulation protein P codes for MNNKKKGMDDKKFNFYCSILIFLISILLFSILTSRMKNIITANSGREIGFYGAVLDYGIPALPTAFTEKDRVEKHQSFKDNILNILGIKSKTSLSIIGKEISYLGNVSGEKDDCRLTMRDPENVFDKFSLNEDQVFEQENKVENNQPVKNCPVYDPKLKKKLSNNPEVLIYHTHTCESYKPNIISSKDKTQNVCAVGEEIKKELESKYGIAVLHDTTVHDVAAYNKSYERSRPTVEKYLKQYKDFKIIIDLHRDSIENKDAVTFNINNEKVAKFAFVMTRKNPHFNKNMEVVNKMTSISNKLYPGLYKGLFCYNYGKKFYNQDLNNNMVLMEVGSHVNTIEESKGTGKYVARIIAEYINGKN; via the coding sequence GTGAACAATAAGAAAAAGGGTATGGATGATAAAAAATTTAATTTTTATTGTAGTATCTTAATATTTTTAATTAGTATACTTTTATTTAGTATATTAACTAGTAGGATGAAAAACATTATTACAGCTAATAGTGGAAGAGAAATTGGATTTTATGGAGCTGTATTAGATTATGGAATACCAGCTTTACCAACGGCATTTACAGAAAAAGATAGAGTTGAAAAACATCAATCATTTAAAGATAATATTCTAAATATTTTAGGAATTAAAAGTAAAACTTCTTTATCGATAATTGGAAAGGAAATTTCATATTTAGGAAATGTAAGTGGAGAAAAAGATGATTGTAGGTTGACTATGAGGGACCCGGAAAATGTGTTTGATAAATTTTCATTAAATGAAGATCAAGTTTTTGAACAAGAAAATAAAGTTGAAAATAATCAACCTGTTAAGAACTGTCCTGTTTATGATCCTAAATTGAAAAAGAAATTATCTAATAATCCTGAGGTTTTAATTTATCACACTCATACCTGCGAAAGTTATAAGCCTAACATAATAAGTAGTAAGGATAAGACTCAAAATGTATGTGCAGTAGGTGAAGAGATAAAAAAAGAGTTAGAAAGTAAATATGGTATAGCTGTTTTACATGATACTACTGTTCACGATGTAGCAGCGTATAACAAAAGTTATGAAAGATCACGTCCTACTGTGGAAAAATATTTAAAACAATATAAAGATTTTAAAATTATAATTGATCTTCATAGAGATTCTATTGAAAATAAAGATGCAGTAACTTTTAATATCAATAATGAAAAGGTTGCTAAATTTGCTTTTGTTATGACGAGAAAAAATCCTCATTTTAATAAAAATATGGAAGTAGTAAATAAAATGACAAGTATATCAAATAAGCTGTATCCAGGACTTTATAAAGGCTTATTTTGCTATAACTATGGAAAAAAATTTTATAATCAAGATTTAAACAATAATATGGTTTTAATGGAAGTTGGTTCACATGTTAATACTATAGAAGAATCTAAAGGAACTGGCAAGTATGTAGCTAGAATAATTGCAGAATATATAAATGGGAAAAATTGA
- the lepA gene encoding translation elongation factor 4 translates to MHKDKKKYIRNFSIVAHIDHGKSTLADRLLEATGTLTKREMENQILDNMELERERGITIKSQAARLVYRRENGEEYILNLIDTPGHVDFNYEVSRSLAACEGALLVVDATQGIQAQTLANCYLALDNDLEIVPVINKIDLPSARPDEIKQEIEDVIGIEAENAPLVSAKTGLNIEDVLEAVVEKVPSPQGDEEAPLKALIFDSYYDSYKGVVCYIRIKEGTLRPGTKIKFMASNKEYEATEVGIFAPSFVPMKELSAGEVGYVTASIKNVSDAAVGDTITEALRPADEPLEGYRPAIPMVYSGIYPVDGAKYDELKEALEKLKINDAALSFELETSIALGFGFRCGFLGLLHMEIIQERIEREFNLDIITTAPSVIYKIYKNDGEVLEITNPTNMPDPTEIDYMEEPLVKASIITPSDYVGAIMELCQNRRGTYINMEYIETTRAVLHYYIPLNEIIYDFFDTLKSKTKGYASLDYELYGYQKTELVKLDMLLNGDIVDALSMIVPKERAYHKGRAIAEKLKEVIPRQMFEIPIQAAVGAKIIARETVKAMRKDVLAKCYGGDISRKKKLLEKQKEGKKRMRQVGSVEVPQEAFMSILKVD, encoded by the coding sequence ATGCATAAAGACAAAAAGAAATATATAAGAAATTTTTCAATTGTAGCACATATTGACCATGGTAAGTCTACACTTGCAGATAGATTACTTGAAGCCACTGGGACGTTAACTAAGAGAGAAATGGAAAACCAAATTCTTGACAATATGGAATTAGAGCGTGAAAGAGGAATAACAATAAAATCACAAGCAGCAAGACTTGTTTATAGAAGAGAAAATGGAGAAGAGTACATATTAAACTTAATTGATACTCCTGGTCATGTAGATTTTAATTATGAAGTTTCAAGGAGTTTAGCTGCGTGCGAAGGAGCTTTGCTTGTTGTAGATGCTACTCAAGGAATACAAGCTCAAACTTTAGCAAATTGTTATCTGGCACTAGATAACGATTTAGAAATCGTACCAGTTATAAATAAAATTGATTTACCTAGTGCTAGACCTGATGAAATTAAACAAGAAATAGAAGATGTCATAGGAATAGAAGCAGAAAATGCTCCTTTAGTATCTGCTAAAACAGGGCTTAATATTGAAGATGTATTAGAAGCTGTAGTAGAAAAAGTTCCATCACCACAAGGAGATGAAGAGGCTCCATTAAAGGCTTTGATATTTGATTCTTATTATGACAGTTATAAAGGCGTAGTATGTTATATAAGAATTAAAGAAGGTACATTGCGTCCAGGAACTAAGATTAAATTTATGGCAAGCAACAAAGAATATGAAGCTACAGAGGTTGGTATATTTGCGCCAAGTTTTGTTCCTATGAAAGAATTAAGTGCAGGAGAAGTTGGATATGTAACAGCTTCTATAAAAAACGTTAGTGATGCAGCTGTTGGAGATACTATTACAGAAGCTTTAAGACCAGCAGATGAACCTTTAGAGGGGTATAGACCTGCAATACCAATGGTATATAGTGGTATTTATCCAGTAGATGGTGCTAAATATGATGAATTGAAGGAAGCTCTTGAAAAATTAAAAATAAATGATGCTGCTTTATCTTTTGAACTAGAAACATCTATAGCTTTAGGATTCGGATTTAGATGTGGATTTTTAGGTCTTCTGCATATGGAAATAATACAAGAGAGAATAGAAAGAGAATTTAATCTTGATATTATTACTACTGCACCATCTGTTATATATAAAATATATAAAAATGATGGAGAAGTATTAGAAATTACTAATCCAACTAATATGCCAGATCCAACAGAAATAGATTATATGGAAGAGCCTCTTGTGAAAGCTTCTATAATTACTCCTTCAGATTATGTAGGTGCTATTATGGAACTTTGTCAAAATAGACGTGGTACTTATATAAACATGGAGTATATAGAAACTACTAGAGCAGTACTTCATTATTACATACCACTTAATGAGATCATATATGACTTTTTCGATACATTAAAATCAAAAACAAAGGGGTATGCATCCTTAGACTATGAGCTTTATGGATATCAAAAAACTGAACTTGTAAAGCTTGATATGCTTTTAAATGGAGATATAGTGGATGCTTTATCAATGATTGTACCTAAGGAAAGAGCATATCACAAAGGAAGAGCTATAGCTGAAAAGTTAAAGGAAGTTATACCAAGACAAATGTTTGAAATACCTATTCAAGCAGCTGTAGGAGCTAAAATTATTGCAAGAGAGACTGTAAAGGCTATGAGAAAAGACGTTCTTGCAAAATGTTATGGTGGAGATATTTCAAGAAAGAAAAAACTTCTTGAAAAACAAAAAGAAGGAAAGAAGAGAATGCGTCAAGTGGGTAGTGTAGAAGTGCCTCAAGAAGCATTTATGTCTATCTTAAAAGTTGATTAA
- the gpr gene encoding GPR endopeptidase: MSNVRTDLAVEAKEIYEEQNKGQISGVEINEYIENDMKVIDVKITNEVGERSMGKPVGEYITIEMPEFVQYDKDVMDDVGKTLAKALSEIINIEKSMTALVVGLGNWNVTPDALGPKVISRLMVTRHLKELVPDSIDENIRPVCAISPGVLGLTGIETSEIVKSLCDKIKPNLIICIDALASRKTERVNRTIQIGNTGISPGSGIGNKRMEISENTLGVPVIAIGVPTVVHAATLANDTIDLAIDEMIKQSTKGSQFYNMLKSLDKEEKEKLINEVLYPHVGELVVTPKDVDIVIDSVSKIIANGINIALQPALGIEDINKYVN; this comes from the coding sequence GTGAGTAATGTAAGAACAGATTTAGCTGTGGAAGCAAAAGAAATTTATGAAGAGCAAAATAAAGGACAGATTTCAGGAGTTGAAATAAATGAATATATAGAAAATGATATGAAGGTTATAGATGTAAAAATTACTAACGAAGTTGGAGAAAGGAGTATGGGAAAACCAGTAGGAGAATATATAACTATAGAAATGCCTGAATTTGTTCAGTATGATAAAGATGTTATGGATGATGTTGGTAAAACTTTGGCAAAGGCGTTATCTGAAATAATAAATATTGAAAAGAGTATGACTGCTTTAGTTGTAGGACTAGGTAACTGGAATGTTACTCCTGATGCATTAGGTCCAAAAGTTATTTCAAGATTGATGGTAACAAGACACCTAAAGGAACTTGTCCCAGATAGTATAGATGAAAATATAAGACCTGTATGCGCCATATCTCCAGGAGTATTAGGACTTACAGGAATAGAAACTAGTGAAATAGTAAAATCTTTATGTGATAAAATAAAGCCTAATTTAATAATTTGCATAGATGCGTTGGCTTCTAGAAAAACAGAAAGAGTTAATAGAACTATTCAAATAGGGAACACAGGGATATCTCCTGGATCTGGTATAGGAAATAAGAGAATGGAGATAAGTGAGAATACTTTAGGAGTACCTGTTATTGCAATAGGTGTGCCTACAGTAGTCCATGCGGCTACTTTAGCCAATGATACTATAGACCTTGCTATAGATGAAATGATAAAACAGTCAACAAAAGGTAGTCAATTTTATAACATGTTAAAATCTCTTGATAAGGAAGAAAAAGAAAAATTAATTAATGAAGTTTTATATCCTCATGTTGGAGAATTAGTAGTTACTCCAAAAGATGTAGATATAGTAATAGATTCTGTTTCAAAGATTATTGCTAATGGAATAAATATTGCATTGCAACCAGCTTTAGGAATAGAAGATATTAATAAGTATGTAAATTAG